TCTTTGAATCGCAACTCCGATCAGTCCCGCGTATACCGATAGGAACGTAGTTTTTCCAGACGGTTTGGATCTgtttgttgtttgggttttttgtttgtttgtttcttgtttctttgtttgccaCCCACGCTGCCATCAAGCTCTCACGGTCGCAAAGAAGGTTCACtacacatttcttttcctttctgccgTCAACCGTGGCGCAGCTTCGCCCCCAGAAGGCCTCAGAGCACGACTAAAGAGGGTGATGGAGCACTTTACGACAGTTGCTTTGTGGCCGTAGCGGAGGAGGAAGATGGCGGCCACCTTAGTAGCTGCTCGGGGAGCGCGGCCAGCACCAGCCTGGGGGCCTGAGGCCATTACCCCCGACTGGGAAAACCGAGAAGTTTCAACAGGGGTAAGGAAGGACTCGGGGTTCACGAGAGATGCACAAGGATTGAAGCGATGGAAAGATAAGGCTGGAGTGGGTTGGGAGAACTGGAGGGGCGGGGAAGAGAGGTGGTCTGTGTGATGCGGGGTATCCTAAGGACGCAGGAGTGGTGTGGGAGGAGGTGGAAGGTAGGCTGAAGCGTGGCATTCTGGAATCTTGCAGGACGAAAGCTTAAGGTCACGGTGGGCCTTTGGGAACTTGAAGATTGAATTTCTGGAATTCTGCGGGTTATTGAGAACCCCATGAGATTTGACGATGTGTTGGTGGCGCACGACTTTTCTTATATTCTAGGGACTGGATAGACGGATCATTAAGGTTTGTGTATGCTGGAGAATATGGAGAGGCCCAGACTcacccctttctcctctttctccagaCCACTATCATGGCCGTGCAATTTGAAGGGGGCGTGGTTCTAGGAGCCGACTCCAGAACAACCACTGGGTGAGCTCAGGACAGATACGTGAAAGGTCTTCTTCCcgtctttcccttccttccttgcctgCCAGCCCATCCTTACCCTCCATAGACTACTGTGGGAAGGGAGGTTTCGCCCCTCCCGGGAGATTAGGATTTGTACCAGCTTCTACTGCTTCGTAGTTCTCTTCACCTTTTGGTGAACTTCTTGCAAAAGTCTGTTCTCCAGCCTGCTTCAGTTTAGATGAGAACTAACAGGAAATACTGGAATTCCTGTTGAGGGAGTGGATGGTAAAAGATGAAAGTGGGAGACAGGTGGGGTCCTTCCCTCACTATTCTGCTATCCTGTAGGTCGTACATCGCCAATCGAGTGACTGACAAGCTGACCCCTATTCACGACCGTATTTTTTGCTGCCGCTCAGGCTCAGCCGCTGATACCCAGGCAGTAGCTGACGCAGTCACTTATCAGCTTGGTTTCCACAGGTACTTGTGGGCAGTGGGGGAGCAAGTATCTGAAAGGAGTTGGGACCTGAGGAGCGGAATAGTCTGACTTCCAGGTCCTGACACTGCCTTCCCTATGACTCCCTTCACCCTCTAGCATCGAGCTGAATGAGCCTCCGCTGGTACACACGGCAGCCAGCCTCTTTAAGGAGATGTGTTACCGATACCGAGAAGACCTGATGGCAGGAATCATCATTGCGGGCTGGGACCCCCAAGAAGGGGGGCAGGTCAGATACCACCACCCCAAGAACATTGGAGCCATGCCTTTCATTCTCTCCCCACCGCAGGCATTTTCTAGTTCTCTTTCCAGTCTCTACATCACTTACTATTAATTTTTCACATACCAGTTCCGCAGTGGACAGGCGAACATATGTGTGTTGTGGGGAGGGTACAAATGGTGACACTCTTCTCCTCCCTCCGTCTGGCAGGTGTATTCGGTACCCATGGGGGGTATGATGGTAAGACAGTCCTTTGCCATCGGGGGCTCCGGGAGTTCCTATATCTATGGCTATGTCGATGCTACCTACCGGGAGGGCATGACCAAGGAAGAATGTCTGCAATTCACTGCCAATGGTGAGAACTGCGGCTTCTGGGTCTGTGAGCATAAATCCCCATACTCAAGCCAGGTCAGCATTCCTCTTTCCTTGCCACGATCCCAGCACCTGACTCCAATcccaactttcttcttttctccacagCTCTCGCTTTGGCCATGGAGCGGGATGGCTCCAGCGGAGGGGTGATCCGCCTGGCAGCCATTGCGGAATCAGGGGTAGAGCGGCAGGTACTTTTGGGA
Above is a genomic segment from Phocoena sinus isolate mPhoSin1 chromosome 20, mPhoSin1.pri, whole genome shotgun sequence containing:
- the PSMB6 gene encoding proteasome subunit beta type-6 translates to MAATLVAARGARPAPAWGPEAITPDWENREVSTGTTIMAVQFEGGVVLGADSRTTTGSYIANRVTDKLTPIHDRIFCCRSGSAADTQAVADAVTYQLGFHSIELNEPPLVHTAASLFKEMCYRYREDLMAGIIIAGWDPQEGGQVYSVPMGGMMVRQSFAIGGSGSSYIYGYVDATYREGMTKEECLQFTANALALAMERDGSSGGVIRLAAIAESGVERQVLLGDQIPKFTIATLPPP